One bacterium DNA window includes the following coding sequences:
- a CDS encoding NYN domain-containing protein, which yields MAKHVIVDGFNIIRRDNELSRIEQINFLGAQDTLVQKMAAYRRGTSNKVTIVYDGANSENSFRQNSQKNGINVIYSAQGETADDVIVDMVARDAHQRSRYLVVTADRDLGSACRRHGVVVLPPEELLRKSQAGEPPLRNPDTWHGKREEQGWVGHTKKKGNPRKAPKNKRKTKGLW from the coding sequence ATGGCCAAACATGTGATTGTGGATGGATTTAATATTATTCGGCGTGATAATGAATTATCGCGTATTGAACAAATTAATTTTTTAGGGGCACAGGATACGCTTGTTCAAAAAATGGCAGCGTATCGGAGGGGTACTTCCAATAAGGTGACCATTGTTTATGATGGTGCCAACAGCGAGAATTCTTTTCGACAAAATTCTCAAAAAAACGGTATTAATGTTATTTATTCCGCCCAGGGGGAGACGGCCGATGATGTGATTGTTGATATGGTGGCGCGTGATGCGCATCAGCGATCACGGTATCTGGTGGTCACGGCTGACCGTGATTTAGGGTCTGCCTGCCGCCGGCACGGTGTGGTGGTGCTGCCGCCGGAGGAGTTGCTCCGGAAAAGCCAGGCGGGAGAGCCGCCTCTGAGAAATCCCGACACCTGGCACGGCAAGCGTGAAGAACAAGGTTGGGTGGGACATACGAAGAAAAAAGGCAACCCCCGCAAAGCACCAAAAAATAAACGTAAAACCAAGGGTTTGTGGTAA